The Sulfurovum riftiae region ATCGACAATACCAAACAGGGTGCCTTCTTCGTACAGGTCGGTTCCTTCAGCGGACACCCCAAAAGCGAACTTCTTTACAAGATACGCAGGCTCGGTTACACCTACAAGATCATCAAATTCCCAAGGAACGGCAAACAGATCTCCAAACTTCTCATAGGGCCGTACAAATACAAGGCGACCGCACTGGGTGTACTTCCCAAGGTCAGAAAAGAGATCGAACCAGCCGCATTCATCGCCGAGATCCTATAAAGATGGCAAAACTCTCACCCAATGCGCCCTGCCCATGCGGCTCCGGGAAGAAATACAAGAAATGCTGTCTTGTGTACCACAAAGGCGCCCTTGCCCCCGATGCACTGGCCCTTATGAAGTCACGCTACGCTGCCTACGCTGCCGATCTGCCTGACTATATCATCAAAACGACGCATCCGGACAACCCTGACTTTACGGCCGATGTCCAAACATGGCGTGAGAGTATCAGACTCTTCACACAGCAGACAGAATTCCTGCATCTGAAGATCATTGATTTCCGGGAAAATGGGGAAGAGGCCTATGTGGCCTTTGCTGCCACACTCTCATCGGGCGAGCTTAAAGAGAAAAGCCGTTTCCTGAAAGTCTCGGGGAAATGGCTCTATGTGGACGGGGAGTTCGAGACTCAGGCCGCTTCCGCCTTATAGCCAGAGAGAGACAGATACTCCTCTATGGAGCTGTTGAGTGCCGTGATCTCACTGTGGTAACGGTGAATGAAGTCAGGAAGCGTGGCCTGGTTCTTGTAGAGAATGGCCTGGTGTATCTTGTTGACAAGCTCCAGCATGTCATGGGCTCCGATGGTCCCGGTAAGCCCGCGCATATCGATACAAAGCATCTTGATCTGCTCATAGCGGTGTTCATTGACCAGCTTTTTGAAGAGAATGTCACTTTTACCGTAGGCAGCAATAAATTCGCTCAAGACTTCCATATAGAGTACTTTACTGTTGTTCGCATGGGCAATACCGTGCTTGACATCCAACCCTCTGAGCGTTATCTGTTTCTCTTCCTGTGCTGCCACCACTTCTGCTTCGGCTGCCTTTTCACCTTCCAGGAGGAACATCGACAATGCCGTATAGAGTTTACCGATATTGAGCGGTTTGGAAAGGAAAGCATTGATCCCGCAGCTGTACATCTTCTCGATCTCACTGTCAAGCACCAGTGCCGTGAAAGCCACAATGGGCAGGGTGTCATATTTCGGGTCCAGACGGATCATCTCTGTAGCGGCATATCCGTCAAGTATGGGCATATTGATATCCATCAGCACCAGGTCGAACTGCATTTTCTTCTCTTTGATCATGTCGACCGCCTCCTGACCGTTGTTCGCCAGGGAGATCTTCACACCTCCGGGGACCAGCAGACTTGAAAGCACTTTCTGGTTGATGACATTGTCCTCTACGATCAGTATATGTTTGTCCCTGAAGGCTGCAAAACTGCTCTGCGTAATATCTTTTGTCTCCTGAATATGGGACTTGTATATCTCCAGCGCATTCTCTTTCTCTGGGTTCCCCTCCCCGATACTCTCCACACTGATATCGTACATCCCGACGATCATCTCGAAGATGCGCTCCTGATTCAGCGGCGTATAGAGATAGACATCTATCAGATCATTACTGAACTGTTCCTCGTCCACACGCAGCAGTGAATTGAGTGCAATGACCTTCAGCTCCTTTCCGAGCTTCAGCTTGTTGAGATAATCCACCAGACGCTGATTGAAAAGGCTCTCATGCAGCACCACGATGTCATAGGGCATCAGGTTGGGCATATTTTTCAGAAAGGCCTCTTTTGAAAGTACCCTGACCTCATGCCTGAAGTAGGCGAATGTCTTTTTGATCGCCAATGCCGCATTGTAGTTATCATCCACAATAAAGACCTTCTTGCCTGTAAGCACTTTCTCCGGCAGTCTGTACATACGCTTGTTCTGACGATCATGGATCTCCAGGGGAACCGTCAATGTGAAGGAGGTACCCTTGCCAAGCTGACTCTGCGCACTCAGCTCACCCTTCATCATCTTGACAAGTTCACTGGAAACAAAAAGGCCCAGCCCGCGGTAAGTGCTGCTCCGTTCATCATAATAGGGATTGAAAAGGGATTCAAGTGCCTCTTCGGTGATCCCTTCACCTGTATCGTGGAACTGGAATTCCAGCTCGATACTTTCTTCATAGGTACTGTACATGCTGATCTCAAGTTTCAATTCGCCGCTCTCAAGTCTCTCCATCATATGCTCAAGAATACTGTTGATCACCTGCCCCAGATGCAGGGAATCTCCTATGAGGAGCCGTGGAACATTGTTGTTGATATCGAAGATCAGGTCGACCTCTTTGCCTTTGTACTTGTTGCAGATATACCCGGATATCTCATTGAGCACATTGTTCAGGTTGAATGTTTCATTGACGATCTCGATCTTGTCCGATTTGAGCCGAAGGAATTCTATGAGATCGTTGGTGACGGTAAGCAGTCTGTCTTCTATATTTTCAATACCATCGAATGCGGAAAGCTCCGGTTCCCGTCTTACCAGGCTCATAGATGGCTCTTTCCTGCTCTCTTGCCTCTCCTCTTTTTTCAACGCCTGGTTCACCATACCGTAGATATTCTCGCTCATATTGCTCAGAAGCATCGTCTGGTTCTTCTCCATCTCAAGCTGTCTCTCAAAGATCTCTTTATGTATCTGCTCTATCTTTCTGGTCTGCAGGGATGAGATGAAGAGTATCAGAATGCCTATCAGGGCCAATGCAAAAAGCGCTATCCAGATCCAAAATCCTTCTATACTGTCCGATGCCGCACTCTCTGCACCGTACACAAAGGTACATAACAGAACAGAGATGCTTAGTGTTCTTTTATTCATTTTCCTGTCCAATATATTGTTTTGCTCTATATTCTATCATAAGATTTTTATTTGTCTTGAAAATTTTGAGCACTTCTATCGATATTTCGCTATAATCCATGCCATGAAAACTGCATGCATAGATGTCGGACTCAAACGTATCGGTACAGCCATCTGCCTGGACGGGAAGATCGTGGTACCCCAGGATGCCATCCTCAGAAAGAACCGGAACCAGGCGGCACGGGATGTAGCTGCCTTTTTGAAAGAATGGGAGATCGAACAGCTTGTGGTCGGCCTTCCCAAAGGGGGCTCCAGCGAAGAGGAGATGGAGCGGCGCATCAGACATTTCGTCTCTCTCCTCGAACTGGAGATCCCTGTGCTCTACCAGGACGAGCAGGGAAGCAGCTTCGAGGCAAAAGAGATGACCATGGGTCAGTTCCGTCACAAAAAAGACGGGAAGATAGACTCCATTGCCGCCAAGATCATCCTTGAGCGCTATCTCTCCTCTCTCTGATCAAAGCTTTTTCTTCAGTCTCTGTATACGCCGGTAGGCATACTCGATACTCTTCTCGTTCACCTCACCGCTCTTGATCAGCGACTTCACTGTCTCTACCAGCTTTTTGGTACTGACCGTATGTTTCGGGTCAAGCTGATTTCCAAAGATCAGCATATCGTCCCCTGCATTGATCGCCAGTTTCAATGTATTTCTCAAACCGTATTTCTTACTGATAGCCCCCATCTGAAGATCATCGGTGATCACTACACCGTTGAAACCGAGCTTCTTTCTCAGAAGACCGTTCACGGTTTTTCCGGAAAGGCTTGCCGGATACCTGGCATCGAGTCTTTTGTTGAAGACATGGGCGACCATTACCGTATCGGCTTTTCTGTTCAGCAGCCTGTAGGGTTCGAGTTCCACCTTTTTCCAGAGGTTTGTCACATCGACGAAGCCTTTATGCGTATCTCCTACCGAAGAACCGTGTCCCGGAAAATGTTTCAGTGAGGTAAGGACACCGTAATGGTGCATCGCATCGATGAAGGTACTGGCATAACGGGCGACCACTTTGGGGTCTTTCCCGTATGAACGCCCCAGGCCATGAATGACATGGTTCTTCTGATTGATATCCAGATCGACCACCGGTGCCAGATCGTAGTTGATACCTACTGACTTCAACTCTTTCGCCATCTTCAGGTAGGTACTTCTGATATGACGCTGATCCATCCTGATGACCGAAGAGGCTTTGGGGAACTTGCCGAAAAAACCGTACTTGCTCTTCAGGCGCTGTACCTTTCCACCCTCCTGGTCCACTGCGATCAGAAGTTTCCCGTCATAGGAGCATTTCTGAAGCTGCGAAGTGAGTCTCTTCAGCTGTTTACGGCTTGCTATGTTCTTGGGTTTGCTCTTGTTCACCGGATTGTAGTCGAACAGGATCACCGCTCCAATATGGTACTTACGTATATCCTGGCAGATTCGGCTGCCCTTTTCCGCACTCGTACCGTGAAATCCGACCATCAGCATCTGTCCTATCTTCTGCTCCAAAGAGGTACCGGCCCACAATGTTGTTAGAGCCATGACCGTAACCGTTAAAAATATCTTTTTCATTATTATCCTTAATTCCTAATTCCTAATTCCTAATTCCTAATTCCTAATTTTACCCATACGTTATTAGTGTTCGGTTAAACTTGCTGCTTTATACTTGCACCATAAGAGCATCAGAAGGAACCAAATTCATTCTCCCCTGATAGTAATTTCGGTCTCCCCTTTTCATAGATTTTTTTCCTCCTCCTTTTAAAACTTCTGGATGCTCTTAAGAATCTTTTTAAAATCACCTTCCTATTTCTGTATTTTTAACTCCACTCCACGATTTCTCCATTTACGTTAATGTATAATGTGTATAATTAATAAAACATATATTTACAATCACAAAAAAGGGTTTTACATGAAAAACATACTACTATCCGCACTGATGCTCTTCGCACTCTCTTCATTTTCACAGGCTGCCGGTAGTCAACCGGTAATGAAGATCACCGATATCAAAGGGGTTACCCATCAGATCACCGGTACGGAAGAGGGCTTCAAGATCAAAGGGCTTGAAGGCAAGATCGTATTTTTGGAATTTTTCGGTCATAAATGTCCACCCTGTCTTGCATCGATCCCACATCTGATCAAGCTGCAGAAAAAGTACAAAGACAAACTCGCGATCGTCTCCATTGAGGTACAGGGAATGAGTGAAACGCAGCTCAAGCAGTTCGTGAAAGAGAAAGGGATGAATTATATCATTGTCTCCAATTCCAAGGCCGGCAACTTCACCAACTACATTTCCCAGAGAGCTCAATGGACAGGAAGCATTCCGTTCATGGTCGCACTGGACAAAAAAGGAAATGTCCAGTTCGTCCAGGCGGGTATGCTTCCGGAAGCCTCTCTCGAAGAACTCATCAGACAGCTTGACGCTATCAAATAACACTGCTTTACCTTTAACCACACACCATTCTCCCCATTCCAGAGGGGAGGATGGACTGATTTCCCATCTATATTTTTTTACGTGACCATAAGAGTTTTGCAAAGATCACAAGTACGATCATCAGAGAAACGATCGAAATAAAAAAGAACAATCCCCGTATACCGTATCCGTCAACCACAGGTTTGAAGAGCAGCGGTGATGCGAACTGCCCCAGAAAGAAACTTGAAGCAAGTATGCCTGAAGCCCTGCCCCGTTTGCTCGCATGAACCTTGGAGAGGAACCATGCATTGGTATTGACAAGGATCAGTCCGAAACCCATGCCGATGAAAAGGGTACTGAAATAGATATCGCCAATGCTCGATGCTTTGGAAATAATGAAAAGTCCTATCCCGAAAAAGATGAAGGTGAACATATAGATATGCAGAAAACTGAACCGTTTTTTCACCTTGGCATACTGCCTTGAGGTAAATGCATTGAAGAGCATGGCCGTTGAAATGACCAATCCTACCGAGAGCGGCTCTCCTCCCAGTTCATTGATAATGAGAAAGGGAAGCTGTGTAGGCATCATATAGAAGATGACCATACTGAAGAATGCCGTCAGATAGACCGGCCACAAAGCCTCCGGTACCTCTCCCTCCTTGACCGGATGGCTGCTTGCCTTTGGCTCGTAGAGATTCCTGTAGAGTATCGGCAGAAACAGCAACGGGATCAGATAGATGGCAAAGGGATAACTCCAGTGCAGCTGTGCCAGAAACCCACCTAACGTAATGAAAACAATACCACCCAGTCCGATGGTCATTCCCTGAAGAGACATGAACCTGTGTCGCTGCTCCTCGTCAAAATAGTCCGCTATGAGTGCCGTAGAGCTGGTCATCAGCAGTGCAACGGCAACGCCAAGTACTGCCCTTCCGGCCAGAATGGCATAGAAATTCTCCAGATAGAGCCCCGAACTGCCTCCGACAATGAAGAGAAAAAACCCGGTATAGAGCGGCTTGAGCCTTCCGTACCGGTCCACGACCCATCCGGCGAACGGTGCAAAGAGTGCGATGATGATGGAGGGAATGGTCAGCATGAGCTTGGAAAGAAACTCTATGTCGGGTATCTCGGTGAACTCTTTACTTATATTGGGCAGAGAGGCCACAATGGTAATACCGGACATCACTCCCAACGTCGCAAGAAGTAGGAGTGAGAATTGAAGCATTTTGTTCTGCTGGGTCTGCATAGATTCACTTTGAAAACAGATTTCAGGCATTATACCTTTATCTTGCAAACAACACTCTGCCTACACCCGGTCACTGCAGTCTGATACGCCCGTTCTCAACACAGATGAGCCCCTCAAGCTCCGCTTCATAGACACGTTCTCCAAACTTTTCCACCGTCTGCTCGAAGGTCGGCATGGTCTGGCAGAAGTAGAAGAAATCATCTTTTTGCACCTTCTGCTCTACAGCAGTACCGAAACGGGAAGCAAATGTCTCTACATCGGTAATGGCCGTAGCCTTCCCCTCTTTCAGCAGCATATTCGTTCCGCTGCTCTCACCAAGTCTGTGAGGCAGCACAAAGATCTCCCTGCCCATCTTCAGGGCAAACTCTACCGAACGCATCGAACCACTGTCGAGTTCCGCTTCCGTGACAACGAGCATATCTCCGAGTGCTACCACCAGTTCATTACGTACTACAAAGCTCCAGCCGGTGGTCCGGAACCCCTCATTGAACTGGCTCAGTACCAGCCCCTTTTCCTCTATGGAAGCTATGAGTGCATTGTGTACGACCGGATAGCGGATATCCAGCCCGTTGGCGACCACCGCTATGGTATTGTCAGCACCTGCACCCTCATGTGCGATGCCGTCCACGCCCATGGCAGCTCCGCTTACCACACAGACACCTCTCTGTGCCAACGTTTTTGCGATCCTGTACGTGTATTCCCGTGTATAGTTCATGGGACGCCGTGTCCCCACGATGGAGACCTTGGGACGCTCAAGAAGGGACAGATCGCCTTTGTAGAAAAGTTCTGAGGGGTATTTCTTCATTGCTTCAAGTGAAGCAATATGATCAGTCACTTTTGCACTCATGTACATCCTTTTCTGTTTATGTTATCAGAAGAGGAAATACCTATGCGAAAAGTATGTCATATTGACATACTTTTACATTGCTAAGTATGTCAATATCCACACTTGCACTATTGTCAGATAATCACCGTTTCTGATAGATCTGGTCTATGTAGACCAACTCTACATCCTTGAAGATATCCTTCGCAGAAGCAAGTGCCTTCATCGTGATCCTGTGCGGATGTCCTATGGCAATGGCATACCCCTTTTTCCTGGCGATATTCACTGCTTTTCTCAACTGTTGATGTATGTAGGGAATAGAATGTCTATTGTCAATGAAGATATCTCTTGCCACATAAGCATCTCCGTGTGCATGTGCGATCTTTTTTACCTTTGTAGAACCGATCGTCCGGCTGTCAATGAAGACAAAACCCTCTTTCTTCATAATGCCGTAAAGCGTATTCATCGCCTTGTAGTCGTTCGTAAAGACCGAGCCTGTATGGTTGTTGATATAGCGTGCTGTGGGAAACAGCCTGCGTATCTCTTTCATACGGCTTTCCATCTGTGCTTTGGAAAAAGAGGTCTTGAGTGTTTTGTACTGTTTGTTGAACTGTGCACTCCCCGATTCCATGGGAAGGTGTATCATGTAGTGTTTCAGACCCCGGGCCAAAGTGTGGCTTTTCATAGAGAGTGCCGAAGGGGGAAAGATAGAAGGGGTCACAGGTATGCCAAGCGTCAGTATCCATTGAAGCTGTTTTGCATTGGAAACATCATCGATAATGATCACTAGCTTCGGTTTTTTGGTACGGTAGGCCAGAGCTGTCTCATCTTTCGCTTTTTTGGGCTCCTGCTTTTGCGTGTGTTTCACAACAGGGGAAGCCACTGCCTCTTTTTTGGGATGTTTCGTCTTTACTCTGGAAAAGACATTCGAGGTTTTTTTATCAGCCGTTTTTTGATGAGAAACCATTTTTCTCTCTGCTTTGGAAGGAGAGCTGCTCTCATTCTGTCCCAGATAATACCCGAATGCCACCAATGAGACCATCACAAAAATAACCAGAGAGAGTAACAGGCCTTTTTTCGAACTGCCCTGTTTCTTTTTTTTACTGACCGTTCTTTTTTTGCTTTTCGGTTTTGTCTGTTTTTTGGGAGTGCTTTTAACGGAAGAGGAGCGTTTCTTTGTTGCTGAAGTTTTGCTGTTCTTAGATCGAGGTGCCATGATTACCGTATTTTTTATTTTGGTTATTATATCGAAGTAAGTGTAAGTTGAGTATAAAGAGCATCAAGAAGTTTTAAAAGGAGGAGGAAAAAAATCTTTATGAAAAGGGAGACCGAAATTACTATCAGGGGAGAATGAATTTGGTTCCTTCTGATGCTCTTATGGGAGAATTATAAAGCAAGTAGTTTAACCGAACACTAATGAGAATTTTTCTCTTTTAGATTTATGGAAATTAATTTTCTGATTTTTAATCAACAAAGAAAACTAAAGATTTCTTTTAAGTTGTATTCAGATTTGAAGATTTGGGTAAGAGAGGCTACTTTAAAGTAGCTGATCGCACCCATCCTTCAAAGATGAGTGCAAATCAAAAGAAAGATTAGTTTTCGTCTTGATTGACGATTTTGTTGGCACTGATCCACGGCATCATTGCTCTAAGCTTGTTACCTGTTTTAGTGATCAGCATCTCTTTGTCATTGTTTCTTTCAGCATTCATTCTTGGGTATCCTGCCTGGCCTTCAAGAATGAAATCTTTTGCAAATCTACCATCCTGTATCTCTTTGAGGATCTCTTTCATCGCTTTTTTGGACTCTTCGTTGATAACACGTTTACCGGAAACATAGTCACCATACTCAGCCGTATTGGAGATAGAGTATCTCATGTCCGCGATCCCGCCCTCGAACATAAGGTCAACGATAAGCTTAAGCTCGTGAAGACACTCGAAGTATGCAAGTTCAGGAGCGTAACCCGCTTCTGTCAATGTTTCGAAACCAGCCTGTACCAATGCTGCCGTACCACCGCAAAGAACTGCCTGCTCCCCGAAAAGGTCTGTCTCGGTCTCATCTTTGAACGTTGTCTCGATGATCGCTGTTCTACCGCCGCCGATCGCAGAAGCATAAGAAAGCGCAAGCTCTTTTGTCGTACCGCTCGGGTTCTGCCCTACTGCGATAAGGTCAGGAATACCGCCGCCTCTTACAAACTCAGAACGTACTGTGTGTCCCGGTGCTTTTGGTGCGATCATAGTTACGTTAATGTCTTTTGCCGGCTGGATTCTTCCGTAATGAATGTTAAACCCGTGACCAAATGCGATCGTAGCACCTGACTTCAGGTTTGGAGCGATCTCGTTCTCATAGATTTCGGCCTGATTCTCATCCGGGAGAAGGATCATCACTACATCGGCTTTTGCAGTCGCTGCTGCAACAGTAAGTACTTCAAAACCTTTTGCTTCCGCTTTTTTCCAGGAGCTTCCGCCCTCTCTAAGACCGATAACAACATTCACACCTGAGTCTCTGAGGTTCTCTGCATGTGCGTGTCCCTGAGATCCGAAACCGATCATTGCTACTGTTTTTGATTTGATGATATTGATATCACAGTCTTTGTCATAATATACGTTTAAAGTCGACATAATTATCCTTGATAATATAAAATTTTCGGGATTATACCCAAATTATACTTATTGTCCCTATTTTTTTACTATTAGTATTTTATGCTATAATTTATTTTAATATATCAAAAGGAGTATTTGTGGTTGAATTCCTGACACAATACATCACCTGGTGGCACTGGATCATACTGGGTATCCTCTTCATCATCATAGAGATGGGGACAGGCACATTCATTACACTGGGCTTTGGTATCGCTGCTATCATCGTCGGCCTGTTGGACCTGATCATCGGTATGAATTTTCTGCTACAGACCATTCTGTGGATCCTGCTTTCAGTCTCCATCATCGCTGTTCTCTTCAAGTATTTCAAAAAACAGCCCACTGTCTCCAGTTCAGGACAGTCCGACCAGGGGCTGGATACGCTGGGTACGGTCACAGAGGACATCATGGCACACCAAAGAGGCAGGGTACGTTTCGATCATCCTGTCCTGGGCAATACAGAATGGCATGCCACTTCTGAACAAAGCATCACTACAGGTGAGCGGGTTACCATTAAAGA contains the following coding sequences:
- a CDS encoding YchJ family protein; amino-acid sequence: MAKLSPNAPCPCGSGKKYKKCCLVYHKGALAPDALALMKSRYAAYAADLPDYIIKTTHPDNPDFTADVQTWRESIRLFTQQTEFLHLKIIDFRENGEEAYVAFAATLSSGELKEKSRFLKVSGKWLYVDGEFETQAASAL
- a CDS encoding response regulator, with product MNKRTLSISVLLCTFVYGAESAASDSIEGFWIWIALFALALIGILILFISSLQTRKIEQIHKEIFERQLEMEKNQTMLLSNMSENIYGMVNQALKKEERQESRKEPSMSLVRREPELSAFDGIENIEDRLLTVTNDLIEFLRLKSDKIEIVNETFNLNNVLNEISGYICNKYKGKEVDLIFDINNNVPRLLIGDSLHLGQVINSILEHMMERLESGELKLEISMYSTYEESIELEFQFHDTGEGITEEALESLFNPYYDERSSTYRGLGLFVSSELVKMMKGELSAQSQLGKGTSFTLTVPLEIHDRQNKRMYRLPEKVLTGKKVFIVDDNYNAALAIKKTFAYFRHEVRVLSKEAFLKNMPNLMPYDIVVLHESLFNQRLVDYLNKLKLGKELKVIALNSLLRVDEEQFSNDLIDVYLYTPLNQERIFEMIVGMYDISVESIGEGNPEKENALEIYKSHIQETKDITQSSFAAFRDKHILIVEDNVINQKVLSSLLVPGGVKISLANNGQEAVDMIKEKKMQFDLVLMDINMPILDGYAATEMIRLDPKYDTLPIVAFTALVLDSEIEKMYSCGINAFLSKPLNIGKLYTALSMFLLEGEKAAEAEVVAAQEEKQITLRGLDVKHGIAHANNSKVLYMEVLSEFIAAYGKSDILFKKLVNEHRYEQIKMLCIDMRGLTGTIGAHDMLELVNKIHQAILYKNQATLPDFIHRYHSEITALNSSIEEYLSLSGYKAEAA
- the ruvX gene encoding Holliday junction resolvase RuvX is translated as MKTACIDVGLKRIGTAICLDGKIVVPQDAILRKNRNQAARDVAAFLKEWEIEQLVVGLPKGGSSEEEMERRIRHFVSLLELEIPVLYQDEQGSSFEAKEMTMGQFRHKKDGKIDSIAAKIILERYLSSL
- a CDS encoding glycoside hydrolase family 3 protein → MKKIFLTVTVMALTTLWAGTSLEQKIGQMLMVGFHGTSAEKGSRICQDIRKYHIGAVILFDYNPVNKSKPKNIASRKQLKRLTSQLQKCSYDGKLLIAVDQEGGKVQRLKSKYGFFGKFPKASSVIRMDQRHIRSTYLKMAKELKSVGINYDLAPVVDLDINQKNHVIHGLGRSYGKDPKVVARYASTFIDAMHHYGVLTSLKHFPGHGSSVGDTHKGFVDVTNLWKKVELEPYRLLNRKADTVMVAHVFNKRLDARYPASLSGKTVNGLLRKKLGFNGVVITDDLQMGAISKKYGLRNTLKLAINAGDDMLIFGNQLDPKHTVSTKKLVETVKSLIKSGEVNEKSIEYAYRRIQRLKKKL
- a CDS encoding TlpA family protein disulfide reductase gives rise to the protein MKNILLSALMLFALSSFSQAAGSQPVMKITDIKGVTHQITGTEEGFKIKGLEGKIVFLEFFGHKCPPCLASIPHLIKLQKKYKDKLAIVSIEVQGMSETQLKQFVKEKGMNYIIVSNSKAGNFTNYISQRAQWTGSIPFMVALDKKGNVQFVQAGMLPEASLEELIRQLDAIK
- a CDS encoding MFS transporter; the protein is MPEICFQSESMQTQQNKMLQFSLLLLATLGVMSGITIVASLPNISKEFTEIPDIEFLSKLMLTIPSIIIALFAPFAGWVVDRYGRLKPLYTGFFLFIVGGSSGLYLENFYAILAGRAVLGVAVALLMTSSTALIADYFDEEQRHRFMSLQGMTIGLGGIVFITLGGFLAQLHWSYPFAIYLIPLLFLPILYRNLYEPKASSHPVKEGEVPEALWPVYLTAFFSMVIFYMMPTQLPFLIINELGGEPLSVGLVISTAMLFNAFTSRQYAKVKKRFSFLHIYMFTFIFFGIGLFIISKASSIGDIYFSTLFIGMGFGLILVNTNAWFLSKVHASKRGRASGILASSFFLGQFASPLLFKPVVDGYGIRGLFFFISIVSLMIVLVIFAKLLWSRKKI
- a CDS encoding DNA-processing protein DprA, whose product is MSAKVTDHIASLEAMKKYPSELFYKGDLSLLERPKVSIVGTRRPMNYTREYTYRIAKTLAQRGVCVVSGAAMGVDGIAHEGAGADNTIAVVANGLDIRYPVVHNALIASIEEKGLVLSQFNEGFRTTGWSFVVRNELVVALGDMLVVTEAELDSGSMRSVEFALKMGREIFVLPHRLGESSGTNMLLKEGKATAITDVETFASRFGTAVEQKVQKDDFFYFCQTMPTFEQTVEKFGERVYEAELEGLICVENGRIRLQ
- a CDS encoding divergent polysaccharide deacetylase family protein: MAPRSKNSKTSATKKRSSSVKSTPKKQTKPKSKKRTVSKKKKQGSSKKGLLLSLVIFVMVSLVAFGYYLGQNESSSPSKAERKMVSHQKTADKKTSNVFSRVKTKHPKKEAVASPVVKHTQKQEPKKAKDETALAYRTKKPKLVIIIDDVSNAKQLQWILTLGIPVTPSIFPPSALSMKSHTLARGLKHYMIHLPMESGSAQFNKQYKTLKTSFSKAQMESRMKEIRRLFPTARYINNHTGSVFTNDYKAMNTLYGIMKKEGFVFIDSRTIGSTKVKKIAHAHGDAYVARDIFIDNRHSIPYIHQQLRKAVNIARKKGYAIAIGHPHRITMKALASAKDIFKDVELVYIDQIYQKR
- the ilvC gene encoding ketol-acid reductoisomerase; its protein translation is MSTLNVYYDKDCDINIIKSKTVAMIGFGSQGHAHAENLRDSGVNVVIGLREGGSSWKKAEAKGFEVLTVAAATAKADVVMILLPDENQAEIYENEIAPNLKSGATIAFGHGFNIHYGRIQPAKDINVTMIAPKAPGHTVRSEFVRGGGIPDLIAVGQNPSGTTKELALSYASAIGGGRTAIIETTFKDETETDLFGEQAVLCGGTAALVQAGFETLTEAGYAPELAYFECLHELKLIVDLMFEGGIADMRYSISNTAEYGDYVSGKRVINEESKKAMKEILKEIQDGRFAKDFILEGQAGYPRMNAERNNDKEMLITKTGNKLRAMMPWISANKIVNQDEN
- a CDS encoding NfeD family protein encodes the protein MVEFLTQYITWWHWIILGILFIIIEMGTGTFITLGFGIAAIIVGLLDLIIGMNFLLQTILWILLSVSIIAVLFKYFKKQPTVSSSGQSDQGLDTLGTVTEDIMAHQRGRVRFDHPVLGNTEWHATSEQSITTGERVTIKEVNGQLIKVTPVK